The following nucleotide sequence is from bacterium.
CGGCGCAGATTCGCGCGCAGCCAGGTGCGCAGCTGGTCGCGGAAGGCGAGGGCCTGGGGCGTGAGGTGCAGGTCCATGGGCGGGGTGTAGGAGGCGGGTCGCGCTCGTGTCAACGCCGCGGCGCGATCGTGAGTCGGCGACCCCGCCGAGGTCGCCGGCACGGCGCCGGGCATCCGGAACGCGGCCGGCATGGCGTGGAGCCTCGTCGCTGCGGCGACGGGTCGCGCCGGCGGCGTCGCCGTCGATGTGGTGGCCGCGCCGACCGTCGGGCCGCCGAGGAAGCCGTGAGCGTCTATGCGCGCCGATCGCGCTGCGCGTCCGACACCGAGGCGTCGCCCATCACCGTCTGACCGATGGCGACGGCGACGAAGCCGGCGACGGTCAGCCCGAGGTCGCGGCTCTGCTCGGCGACGAGCAGCACGCCCGCGAGCGGCAGCCGGTAGCCCGAGGCCAGGAACGTCGCCGCGCCGAGCAGCGCCAGCGGGCCGCCCGGCGGATGGCCGAGCAGGCGCTCGAGGCAGACCGACATGAGTAGCCCGGTGCACGCGAGCGAGGTGAAGACGCCGCCGCCGCCCCCGCCGTAGACCGAGGCGAGGGTCCCGGCGGCGCGAACGACGAGCGCCGCCGCCAGCACGGCCGGCGCGTGCGCCGCCCCGAGCGTCCAGGCGGCGGCGACGTAGCCCGGCCCGAACGTGATCCACCGCCCGGTGAGCGCGTGACCGCACCACGCCAGCGCGGCGAGCACGCCGGCGCCGGTCGCCGCCCGCGCCCAGGGGCCGTGCGTCTTGCCGAGGGCGCGCAGCGCCGTCAGCGCGGCGGCGAAGAGCCGCGCGCCGAGCCCGCAGGCGATCGCCAGCAGGACGATCGCGCCGAGCAGCGCCGCGTCGAGCGGCGGGCGATGCGTCAGCGCGACCAGCGGCTGCGCGCCGATCAGCGCGGTGCGGACGGCGAACGCGACCGCCGCCGCGATCGCCGCCGGGGCGAAGCGGGGCGCGTCGAGGTCGCGGCGAAACGGCACCTCGAGGCCGTAGAGCGTACCGACGCCCGGCGACGAGAAGATCGCGGCGATGCCGGCGCCGGCGCCCGCGACGACGAGCGTGCGCACCTCGTCCGGCGCGGGCGCGAAGCGTCGCAGGCGCGCGCAGCACTCGCCCAACGCGGAGCCGATCAGCGCCGACGGCGACTCGAAGCCCTGCGAGCCGCCGAGCCCGACCGTGGCGATCGCGGCCAGCAGCCGTCCGGGCACCTGGCGGAGCGGCACGTGCGCGCCGGGCGTGTGGTAGGTGACGATGTAGAGCTCGGCGGTCGACGGGTGCAGCGAGCGCGTGACGGTCGCCGCCGCCAGCACCGCGAGCGGCAGCGCGAACGCCGTCGCCACGGCCGGCCAGCCGCCCGGCAGCGCGGCGACCGCCGCCATGACGCCGCCTTCGACGCCGCCGCTCAGCGCCGCGACGGCGCCGCCCGTGAGCGCCCCGATGACCGCGGGCGCCGCCACCGTCCATACGCCTCGCCGTGCCCACGTCGCCACCGCGCTCGGATCCCCGGGGCGTGGGTCTAGCCGGCGGAGGTGCCGCGGGCAAAGGTCGCCCGCGGCCTCCGCGCGCTACTGCTCGTGCTCACCCTTCTTCTCCGCCGCGGCGTCGAGACAGGCGCGCACCGTCTCGACGTCGGTGTGGAGCTTCTTCGCGAGCTCGTCGGCGCTGATGCCGCCGCCACCCTCTTCGTAGGCGGCGACGATCTTCTCGCAGCCCTTCGACTCCGCCCGGACGGCCGGCGTCGCCAGCACGAGCGCCATACCCACCACGAGTCCCGCCGTCGCGGATCCCATCACGCGTCCCATCATGGCACCTCCTCCTCGCGTCGCCTCTCGCACAGGGTCCCCGGGCGTACAAGCATTGCCGAGGGCGGCGCGCTGCTCTCCGCGAGCAGGGGATCGGCGGCACGGTCGTCCATCCCCGGTGTGCGTCACACCACGCCAGGCGGCTCGGCAAAAGGACGGTTGTCACCTCACCGCACGCGCATGAGGCGCTTGAGCGCGTCGCGGGTGCGGCGCGCGAGGACGTCGCAGCCGAGATCGCTCGGGTGGATCAGATCGGCGTAGAGGCGCGGGTTGCCGAGCCCGAGGTCCCTAAAATCCGATGCCGAAGGCGATGCCCGCGAGCGTCGACAGGCCGTCGTGGTCGGTGTCGAAGGATACGAGCGGCCGGATCGTGATCGGCCCGCGGACGAAGTCGTAGGCGACGCCGCCCGAGCCGAAGAAGAGATCGCCGTTGCTGCGCATGCCGCCGTCGGTCGGCTCGACGACCGTCAGGCGCAGCTGCACGGTCTCGCCGAAGAACAGCACGACGGGCGTCAGCCCGGTGGGCGTCTCGGGGCCGACCGTGAGCCCCGGCGTGTTGCGCCCGAACGGGAGGCGGTACTCGCCGGGCTCGAGCGCCGCGGCGTCGCCGGTCGCGATCACGAGGATCGCCGTGGTCAGGCAGGCGCGGGTCCACCACCGCCCACCGCTTCCTTCCACCCCCGCACCTGCCCGCATGCGCCGCCTCCTCGCGCTCTGCCGCCCAGCGACAGCAAGGCACATGCCATGGACGTCGTATGCGCCGGCTCGGTGTTGCCGACCGGCCCCGTGTCAGGCGGCCGACAGATGTCAGGAGACCGGACGCCCGCGCGGACGGAAGAGCCCGAAGGCGCTCGTGTAGCCGTGCAGGAAGGTCGTGCCGTGGATGGGGCCGATCTCGCCGTTGCAGAAGAAGCCGCCGAGCGGCACGGCGCCCACGCGCTCGGCGAACAGGGCGGTGTCGTGGTCGGCGCGGCCGTACAGCCCGCGCCCGCGCCCGAGGCACGAGAAGAGGAGGGCTCCCGCCGGCTGGCCATGGTAGCGCGCGAGCAGGGCTTCGAGGTCCTCGGCGGAGGTGCGGGCGTCGCGCAGGTGGAACTGGACGACCATCGCATCGCGCACCGCGGTGCCGACCACGATCGAGGCCGAGCGCGGGTCGACGCCCAGCACGTTGCGGATGAGGAAGTCGCCGTGGCCGTACTGCTGGCAGTCCTCGCGCATGACGACGCCGAGGAAGAGCGACGAGCGGAAAAGTGTCTTGTCCTCCTGCGACGCGCGCGCGAAGATGTCCTGCAGCACCACCGCGGCGCGACGGCCGTCGAGCTCGTGGATGACGTTGCGCTCGCTGCGCGTGACGAACATCGGATCGCCGATCGGCCGGCAGCCCTGCGCGACGATGGTGTCGACCGCCACGTCGCCGGACAACGCGATCCCCACCGCGCCCGCGCGGTGCGCGGCGGCGGTCTCGAGCAGGATGTTGCCGCCGGGGGCCCGGCCGCCGCTGGCGAGGCCGCCCAGCGTCACACAGCCGGGCAGGGCCGCGTCGATGCCGCGCAGACACTCGTCGACGTCGAACGTGAACGCATCCGGCAGCAGCACGAGGGCGGCCGGCGGATCGTCGGCGAGCGCCGGCACCGCCGGCTCGGTGAGGCGCACCGGCCGCACGCGCACGCCGGGGAGCGTCGCCGCGGTGAGCGACAGGCCGGGCTCCTCCTCGAGCTCGTGTCTTCCCCCGATCACGCCCCCGGCCGAGCAGCCGACCAGCGTGCGGGCGCCGAGGGCGTCGTGGAGGCGCTGCGGCAGGGTGTCCCAGCCGGCGGTGTGATGCGGCGACACGAACGCCACCAGCAGGTCCGGCGTCGCGCCGGCGAGTCCCTCGCGCACCCGCGCGGTGGCCTCGCGCAGCGCGTCCTCCAGCCTGGGCGCGTTCGACGCCGCCGAGCTCCACCGCATGCGGCCGGTTGTAGCATGGACCGCCCGGGATGGCGTCTCGCCTGCGGTGGCGCGTCGGCTACGATCGGTGCCCATGCCGTCCGCGTCCCCGGATTCGTTCGCCGCACTGGTCGCGACCGCGGATGCGGTCGGCGCCACTCGCAGCCGGCTCGAGAAGGTGGCGGCGGTCGCCGCACGCCTGTCGGCGACGGGCGACGCCGCCCTGCCGGTCGCGGCACGCTTCTTCGCCGGGCATGCGTTCCCGCCGACCGCCGCGTGCACCACGCAGGTCGGGCCGGCGCTCGTACGTCAGGCCATCGCTGCGCTGGCGGACGCGGATGCGGCGCATCTCGGCGCCCGTGCGGTGGCGCTCGGTGACGCGGGGGACGTCGCCGGCGAGGCGCTGGCGGCGCGGCCGTCGGCGGGGCTCGGGCTCGTCGCGGTCGCCGCGCGATTGGCGGCCCTCGCAGCGGCGCCGGGCACGACGGCGCGGCGCGCGCTGCTCGTCGAGCTGCTCGGCGAGACGTCCGGGCGTGAGGCGCGCCTTCTCGTGCGGCTGCTGCTCGGCGAGCTGCGCATCGGGCTCAAGGCGGCGCAGGTCGAGGAGGCGATCGCGCGCGCGTTCGGGCGCCCGCTGGCCGACGTCCGCCGCGCCACGCAGCTCGCCGGCGACGTCGGCGAGGTCGCGCTGCTGGCGCGCCGGGACGCCCTCGCCACCGCGCGCCTGCGCCTCTTCCATCCGCTCGGCTTCATGCTGGCGCAGCCGCTGCCGACGCCCGACGCCATCGTCGCGGCGCTGCCGGCACCGTTCGCCGTCGAGGACAAGTACGACGGCATCCGTGTGCAGGCGCACGTCGCCGGCGGGCGCGTCGCCCTGTTCTCGCGTACGCTCGACGACGTGACCGCGCGCTTTCCCGAGGTCGTGGCAGCCGTCGCCGGGCTCGGCGAGGGCGTCGTAGTCGACGGCGAGCTGCTCGCCGTCGACGCGGCGGCGCCGACGCGCGCGCTGCCGTTCCAGCAGCTGCAGCAGCGGCTCGGCCGCAAGGCGCCCGGCGCGGCGCTACTGGCGCGCGTGCCGGTCGGCCTGGCGGCCTTCGACCTGCTCGCCCACGCCGGCGTGCTCGTCGTCGACGAGCCGTGGCGGGCGCGCCGTGCCCGGCTCGAAGCGCTGACGTGGCCGGCGGCGGGCGCGTGGCCGGCACCGGTGCGGCTGCTGTCCGACGCCGCCGGCATCGACGCCGCGTTCGCCGCCGCGCGTGCGGCGGGCAACGAGGGCCTCATCGTGAAGGAGGCCGGCTCGTCCTACGCGGCGGGCCGGCGCGGCGGCGCCTGGATCAAGCTGAAGCGCGCGCTCGCGACGCTCGACGTGGTGGTGGTCGCGGTCGAGCGCGGCCACGGCCGGCGGCGCGCGGTGCTCTCGGACTACACCTTCGCGGTGCGCGCAGGCGACGACGATCCGACCCTGCGCGTGGTCGGCAAGGCGTTCACCGGCCTCACCGACGCCGAGATCCTCGCGCTCACCGCGCGCTTCGAGGCGCTCACGCTGGAGCGGCACGGCGGCTGGCAGCGCGTGCGGCCGGAGGTCGTGCTCGAGGTGACGTTCGACGTGGTGCAGCC
It contains:
- a CDS encoding chloride channel protein, with product MAAPAVIGALTGGAVAALSGGVEGGVMAAVAALPGGWPAVATAFALPLAVLAAATVTRSLHPSTAELYIVTYHTPGAHVPLRQVPGRLLAAIATVGLGGSQGFESPSALIGSALGECCARLRRFAPAPDEVRTLVVAGAGAGIAAIFSSPGVGTLYGLEVPFRRDLDAPRFAPAAIAAAVAFAVRTALIGAQPLVALTHRPPLDAALLGAIVLLAIACGLGARLFAAALTALRALGKTHGPWARAATGAGVLAALAWCGHALTGRWITFGPGYVAAAWTLGAAHAPAVLAAALVVRAAGTLASVYGGGGGGVFTSLACTGLLMSVCLERLLGHPPGGPLALLGAATFLASGYRLPLAGVLLVAEQSRDLGLTVAGFVAVAIGQTVMGDASVSDAQRDRRA
- a CDS encoding FIST C-terminal domain-containing protein; this translates as MRWSSAASNAPRLEDALREATARVREGLAGATPDLLVAFVSPHHTAGWDTLPQRLHDALGARTLVGCSAGGVIGGRHELEEEPGLSLTAATLPGVRVRPVRLTEPAVPALADDPPAALVLLPDAFTFDVDECLRGIDAALPGCVTLGGLASGGRAPGGNILLETAAAHRAGAVGIALSGDVAVDTIVAQGCRPIGDPMFVTRSERNVIHELDGRRAAVVLQDIFARASQEDKTLFRSSLFLGVVMREDCQQYGHGDFLIRNVLGVDPRSASIVVGTAVRDAMVVQFHLRDARTSAEDLEALLARYHGQPAGALLFSCLGRGRGLYGRADHDTALFAERVGAVPLGGFFCNGEIGPIHGTTFLHGYTSAFGLFRPRGRPVS
- a CDS encoding ATP-dependent DNA ligase; translation: MPSASPDSFAALVATADAVGATRSRLEKVAAVAARLSATGDAALPVAARFFAGHAFPPTAACTTQVGPALVRQAIAALADADAAHLGARAVALGDAGDVAGEALAARPSAGLGLVAVAARLAALAAAPGTTARRALLVELLGETSGREARLLVRLLLGELRIGLKAAQVEEAIARAFGRPLADVRRATQLAGDVGEVALLARRDALATARLRLFHPLGFMLAQPLPTPDAIVAALPAPFAVEDKYDGIRVQAHVAGGRVALFSRTLDDVTARFPEVVAAVAGLGEGVVVDGELLAVDAAAPTRALPFQQLQQRLGRKAPGAALLARVPVGLAAFDLLAHAGVLVVDEPWRARRARLEALTWPAAGAWPAPVRLLSDAAGIDAAFAAARAAGNEGLIVKEAGSSYAAGRRGGAWIKLKRALATLDVVVVAVERGHGRRRAVLSDYTFAVRAGDDDPTLRVVGKAFTGLTDAEILALTARFEALTLERHGGWQRVRPEVVLEVTFDVVQPSARHDSGYALRFPRIVRVRDDKPPSEIDTLARVAALAGGR